One part of the Mangrovibacillus cuniculi genome encodes these proteins:
- the fliJ gene encoding flagellar export protein FliJ — protein sequence MKFVNRFEKIQIVREQEKVEAITHYEHSMKQFEKVAEELYELLKKKETLQADQEQKLLVGYSVQEMRQQQLFLQHLDKSIEFYQKEVVKARQKMNWNAEKVKEKNMEVKKVECLVDKGFAAFTQNQAALEAKEMDEISTQFFANRALK from the coding sequence TTGAAGTTTGTCAACCGCTTTGAAAAAATTCAAATCGTTCGAGAGCAAGAAAAAGTAGAGGCCATCACTCATTATGAACATTCCATGAAACAGTTTGAGAAGGTAGCGGAAGAACTGTATGAGTTACTGAAGAAAAAAGAAACATTGCAAGCAGATCAAGAACAGAAGTTGTTAGTAGGATATTCTGTGCAAGAGATGCGCCAACAGCAGTTGTTCCTTCAACATCTTGATAAAAGTATTGAATTTTATCAAAAAGAAGTGGTGAAAGCCCGTCAAAAGATGAACTGGAATGCAGAAAAAGTGAAAGAGAAAAATATGGAAGTGAAAAAAGTGGAATGTTTAGTAGATAAGGGATTTGCTGCATTCACACAGAATCAAGCCGCGTTGGAGGCGAAAGAAATGGATGAGATTTCTACTCAATTCTTTGCTAACAGGGCACTTAAGTAG
- a CDS encoding flagellar FlbD family protein — translation MIQVTRLNGSNFTINALYIETMESFPDTTITLTNGKKFVVKESRKEVEQRCVEFYQSIHTLGRLTRERIAQDEE, via the coding sequence ATGATTCAAGTTACTAGATTAAATGGATCTAATTTTACCATTAACGCACTCTATATAGAGACGATGGAGTCGTTTCCTGATACGACGATTACGCTAACAAATGGAAAGAAATTTGTTGTGAAAGAATCCCGAAAAGAAGTAGAACAGAGATGTGTGGAATTTTATCAATCTATTCATACACTCGGGCGATTAACTAGAGAAAGGATAGCGCAGGATGAAGAATAA
- the flgD gene encoding flagellar hook assembly protein FlgD: MVSVNNDLLYSSVIKERKTNGDILGKDDFLKILMTQLQNQDPLNPMEDKDFIAQMATFSNLEQMTNMANTMEKFVQTSEQNQLISYNQFVGKEVTWHIMQEGETPETPPTFTEGTGLVKSVVFKNNTVEFLLEDGTKLEPGNISQVNHVNDSHESPLLQASYLIGKNVSYEKAGVSISAIVSSVSRKDGQTWIHLNNEEKILSNQLTEIKG; this comes from the coding sequence ATGGTATCAGTTAATAATGATTTGCTCTATTCCTCTGTAATAAAAGAGAGAAAAACAAACGGGGATATTTTAGGAAAAGATGATTTCTTGAAAATACTCATGACACAATTACAAAATCAAGATCCACTCAATCCTATGGAAGACAAAGATTTTATTGCACAAATGGCTACTTTTTCTAATCTAGAACAAATGACCAACATGGCGAATACTATGGAGAAGTTTGTACAAACCTCTGAACAAAACCAATTAATCTCCTATAACCAGTTTGTTGGAAAAGAAGTGACTTGGCACATAATGCAAGAGGGAGAAACGCCTGAAACACCACCTACATTTACAGAAGGAACTGGATTGGTAAAATCAGTGGTGTTTAAAAATAATACTGTAGAGTTTCTTTTAGAAGATGGAACGAAATTAGAACCAGGAAATATTTCTCAAGTAAACCATGTTAATGATAGTCACGAATCTCCACTTTTACAAGCAAGTTATTTAATTGGAAAAAATGTTTCTTATGAAAAAGCTGGAGTATCCATTTCGGCAATAGTTTCGTCGGTTTCCCGAAAAGATGGACAGACATGGATTCATTTAAATAACGAGGAAAAAATTCTAAGCAATCAATTAACAGAAATTAAAGGATAG
- the fliI gene encoding flagellar protein export ATPase FliI: MKARDLIPHVKNVTGIKVFGRVKRVVGLMIESKGPSTFIGEMCWIHVKSNGIVKKIRAEVVGFKDDDVILMPYQNIQDIAPGSLVEATGSTLEVKVGHALKGKVLNSLGEPLDQSPLPIGLTSVPIDQDPPNPLSRPPINETLEVGIKAIDGLLTVGKGQRLGIFAGSGVGKSTLMGMIAKNTSADINVIALIGERGREVREFIERDLGPEGLARSIVIAATSDQPALMRIKAAYTATAVAEYFRDRGLNVLFMMDSVTRIAMAQREVGLAIGEPPATKGYTPSVFAILPRLLERTGTNHLGSITSFYTVLVDGDDMNEPIADTVRGILDGHFVLDRNLANKGQYPAINVLKSVSRLMNHLVDPAHSESANKVREKLSAYLQSEDLINIGAYKKGSSKDIDDAIIMYPKIIEFLKQPTEDKVPITTTTMRLQSLAQGG, encoded by the coding sequence ATGAAGGCTCGAGATCTCATCCCTCATGTAAAAAATGTAACCGGCATTAAGGTCTTTGGTCGAGTAAAGCGAGTGGTTGGTCTAATGATTGAATCAAAGGGTCCTTCAACGTTTATCGGTGAGATGTGTTGGATTCATGTAAAAAGTAACGGAATTGTAAAAAAGATAAGAGCGGAAGTAGTTGGGTTTAAGGACGATGATGTCATATTAATGCCTTACCAAAATATTCAAGATATTGCACCAGGGTCGCTAGTCGAAGCGACTGGTTCGACACTTGAAGTCAAAGTTGGACACGCTTTAAAAGGCAAGGTATTAAATTCACTAGGAGAACCATTGGATCAGTCACCGTTACCTATTGGATTGACCTCTGTTCCGATTGACCAAGATCCGCCCAATCCTTTATCAAGACCGCCAATAAATGAAACCTTAGAGGTTGGGATAAAAGCAATAGACGGACTTTTAACCGTAGGAAAAGGGCAACGTTTAGGTATATTTGCTGGAAGTGGTGTTGGAAAAAGTACTTTGATGGGAATGATTGCGAAAAATACGTCAGCTGATATTAATGTCATTGCTTTAATAGGAGAACGAGGTCGTGAAGTTAGGGAATTTATTGAGCGAGATCTGGGTCCTGAAGGCTTAGCAAGAAGTATTGTAATTGCCGCAACATCTGATCAACCCGCACTGATGAGAATTAAGGCAGCTTACACGGCAACAGCGGTGGCTGAGTATTTCAGAGATAGAGGACTAAATGTACTGTTCATGATGGACTCTGTTACTAGGATAGCAATGGCTCAAAGGGAAGTTGGACTTGCGATTGGAGAACCTCCAGCTACGAAAGGCTATACGCCATCTGTTTTTGCCATCCTTCCTAGACTATTAGAGAGAACTGGAACAAATCATCTTGGCAGCATTACTTCTTTTTACACGGTCTTAGTAGATGGAGATGACATGAATGAACCAATTGCAGATACTGTTCGTGGTATTTTAGATGGTCATTTTGTATTAGATAGAAACTTGGCAAATAAGGGCCAGTATCCTGCTATAAACGTTTTAAAGAGTGTTAGTAGATTGATGAATCACCTAGTAGATCCTGCACATTCGGAATCAGCTAACAAAGTAAGGGAAAAGTTAAGTGCTTATTTACAATCAGAAGATTTAATCAACATTGGAGCATATAAGAAAGGATCATCTAAAGACATTGATGATGCAATAATTATGTATCCGAAAATCATCGAGTTTCTTAAACAACCAACAGAAGACAAAGTTCCTATTACTACTACAACAATGAGACTACAGTCGCTTGCTCAAGGAGGATAA
- a CDS encoding flagellar hook-length control protein FliK: MNVGTVFQLSQEVMVDNGKNNQKTSGSGFEFMLGNALGQAQAGRKLEGDTKAPIKLSVEELTALLASLTEDQEIPSDIGVDIESFLLSMDMSVEEIMNVMESLMKNLTSTSLPTLYEEASNANTPEEWVNATAKFLEVLVSEGKDKENQLPIQTKLNEMVQVVSILKKFIRQSDQTSTTDRISQSLNSTVDDLKSIVQQLLNQIQRKENDATSKFQQALLRLPNQSTNETSKITSLSQGLNVEQSIISSNASSTFEQVALHLPKGTTKLQTEAFVREFTNVLSKANWMKNPMQSKLQINLYPEHLGTLKIELVQKDGILTARILASSLAAKEMIDTNLSSLKNSFALQNIQVEKVEVFQSSAPDLRQSSRDSYQGGQQQEQQSDQQEDKSTTRTFLDELSEQLQSAEEDVTS, from the coding sequence ATGAATGTAGGTACCGTATTTCAACTTAGTCAAGAGGTTATGGTGGATAATGGGAAAAACAATCAGAAAACTAGTGGAAGCGGCTTTGAATTTATGCTAGGAAACGCTCTAGGGCAAGCGCAAGCTGGTAGGAAGCTAGAAGGAGATACGAAAGCACCTATTAAACTAAGCGTTGAGGAATTGACGGCTTTACTTGCTAGTTTAACAGAAGATCAAGAAATCCCTTCTGATATAGGTGTTGACATAGAAAGTTTCCTTTTATCAATGGATATGTCTGTAGAAGAGATAATGAATGTAATGGAATCATTAATGAAGAATCTTACATCTACCTCACTTCCTACTCTTTATGAAGAAGCCTCTAATGCAAATACTCCAGAAGAATGGGTAAATGCCACGGCGAAATTCTTAGAGGTTTTAGTATCGGAAGGAAAAGACAAAGAAAATCAACTACCTATTCAGACGAAACTAAATGAGATGGTTCAAGTAGTTTCTATCTTGAAAAAATTTATTCGTCAATCTGATCAAACGAGTACAACTGATCGCATCTCCCAATCACTGAACTCTACAGTTGATGATTTAAAAAGTATCGTGCAACAGTTATTGAATCAAATACAAAGAAAAGAAAATGATGCAACTAGCAAGTTTCAGCAAGCTCTTTTGAGATTACCCAACCAATCTACAAATGAAACTAGTAAAATTACTTCCCTTTCACAAGGGCTGAACGTGGAACAAAGCATTATCTCTTCAAATGCTTCGTCAACCTTTGAACAAGTAGCTCTTCATTTACCAAAAGGGACAACTAAACTTCAAACAGAAGCCTTTGTTAGGGAGTTTACTAATGTGTTATCTAAAGCTAATTGGATGAAGAACCCTATGCAGTCTAAGTTGCAAATTAACTTATACCCTGAACATCTAGGAACGCTAAAAATTGAATTAGTTCAGAAAGACGGCATTTTAACTGCAAGGATATTAGCAAGCAGTTTAGCTGCAAAAGAAATGATTGATACGAACCTTTCAAGTTTGAAAAATAGTTTTGCACTACAAAACATTCAAGTGGAGAAAGTAGAAGTGTTTCAATCCTCTGCTCCAGATTTAAGACAATCTTCAAGAGACTCGTACCAAGGTGGTCAACAGCAAGAACAACAATCTGATCAGCAAGAAGACAAAAGTACTACTAGAACATTTTTAGATGAATTGTCAGAACAACTCCAATCAGCTGAAGAGGACGTGACGAGTTAA
- a CDS encoding TIGR02530 family flagellar biosynthesis protein: MDKRILSSIPIPKQVPFHKKTSITHGETKVSFKDHLEQATGENPILVSKHAEKRLAQRDISISSREWAMMEQKVQEAKQKGLKESLVLVGNAALIVSVPNETVITAMNREEAVGQIFTNINGTIIIE, from the coding sequence ATGGATAAGAGAATTCTCTCCTCCATTCCCATTCCAAAACAAGTTCCTTTTCATAAGAAGACATCCATCACGCATGGAGAAACAAAGGTGTCATTTAAAGATCACCTAGAACAAGCAACTGGTGAAAATCCAATACTCGTTTCCAAACATGCGGAAAAAAGATTAGCGCAAAGGGATATCTCTATCTCTTCTAGAGAATGGGCAATGATGGAGCAAAAAGTACAAGAAGCAAAACAAAAAGGCTTAAAAGAATCACTCGTGTTAGTAGGAAACGCTGCACTAATTGTTAGTGTACCGAATGAAACGGTCATTACTGCGATGAATCGTGAGGAAGCGGTTGGTCAGATTTTCACCAATATCAATGGAACAATCATTATTGAATAA
- a CDS encoding flagellar hook protein FlgE, with protein sequence MLRSMYSGISGMKNFQTKLDVIGNNIANVNTYGFKKGRVTFKDTMNQTISGASAATDTRGGKNPMQVGLGSTLASIDTIDTQGSLQTTGRSLDLALNGDGYFVVRQGNQDVYTRAGNFYLDNEGTLVNSDGLKLQAYAVDQSGVRANNYGDVTVNVNAVMSPTRTTTATVEGTLSDVAAPNSKYVQQIEVVRADGTPLKVDITFTKNTAAREWSINGTSSSGNIATPLPTITFDATTRQATPNTTNITIGGETFALNMANLTSPAGNNQNTAIINTDGNLEGSIESFNIGAGGEINGVYSNGLVRTLGVLAIAKFSNPAGLTRAGGNNFQQSINSGVANTGIPGEGRGTIAAGALEMSNVDLSEEFTEMITAQRGFQANTRIITTSDEILQELVNLKR encoded by the coding sequence ATGCTACGATCCATGTACTCTGGAATTAGTGGAATGAAAAACTTTCAAACAAAACTGGACGTTATCGGAAATAACATTGCTAACGTGAACACGTACGGTTTCAAAAAAGGTCGTGTAACGTTTAAAGATACAATGAACCAAACGATTTCCGGTGCAAGTGCAGCGACAGATACCCGTGGTGGTAAAAACCCCATGCAAGTAGGACTAGGGTCTACGCTTGCTAGTATTGACACAATTGATACACAAGGAAGCTTACAAACTACTGGTCGTTCTCTAGATTTAGCATTAAATGGTGATGGGTATTTTGTTGTTCGTCAAGGTAATCAAGATGTGTATACACGTGCAGGGAACTTCTATTTAGATAATGAAGGTACTTTGGTTAATAGTGATGGGTTGAAGTTACAGGCTTATGCGGTTGATCAGAGTGGAGTAAGAGCCAACAACTATGGAGATGTAACGGTGAATGTAAATGCTGTTATGTCACCTACTAGGACCACAACTGCAACAGTTGAGGGTACTCTAAGTGATGTTGCTGCACCAAATAGTAAATATGTACAACAAATCGAAGTTGTTAGAGCCGATGGAACACCACTAAAGGTAGATATAACTTTTACGAAAAATACTGCAGCTCGTGAGTGGAGTATTAACGGTACATCTTCTTCAGGGAACATAGCTACGCCGCTGCCGACTATTACTTTTGATGCAACAACAAGGCAAGCTACACCAAACACTACTAATATAACTATCGGTGGGGAAACATTTGCCTTAAACATGGCAAATTTAACTTCCCCTGCAGGTAACAATCAAAACACAGCCATCATCAACACAGACGGTAATCTTGAAGGCTCCATTGAATCATTTAACATCGGAGCTGGCGGAGAAATCAACGGAGTTTACTCCAATGGTTTAGTTCGTACACTGGGTGTCCTTGCAATTGCTAAGTTCTCTAACCCAGCTGGTTTAACACGTGCTGGCGGGAACAATTTCCAACAATCCATTAACTCTGGTGTAGCAAACACAGGTATTCCAGGTGAAGGTCGAGGAACAATCGCTGCTGGAGCTCTAGAGATGTCTAACGTAGACTTGTCTGAAGAGTTTACAGAGATGATTACGGCACAACGTGGATTCCAGGCGAATACGCGAATTATTACGACATCTGATGAAATTCTACAAGAATTAGTGAATCTAAAACGTTAA
- the fliH gene encoding flagellar assembly protein FliH — protein MSRLIKSRWASASDDNVKVIGIKKVQDSSSEGEVENPLKQEHLKRLAEEKEFILSQAVMESNSMIQQAQEEVAKLYEQLKDEQEQFQEWRSNELQIAKKEGYEIGLAEGRHTAQMEYESLLEQAKTIVQQSEIQVQQHLENAETTILRLSMEVAESILHDTLAESPEKFISLVKHAIKLGKEQKKLQLHVHPKMYELLINVKSELDHLLPPDATLTIFADDDLSTTTCFIESPAGRIDATVDHQLTELKSRLLQLLQEEKE, from the coding sequence TTGTCTAGATTAATCAAATCAAGGTGGGCTAGTGCTTCCGATGACAATGTAAAAGTAATTGGAATAAAAAAAGTTCAAGATTCTTCTTCTGAAGGAGAAGTGGAAAATCCTCTTAAGCAAGAACATCTAAAACGGCTAGCAGAAGAAAAGGAATTCATCCTTTCTCAAGCTGTTATGGAATCGAATTCGATGATTCAACAGGCACAAGAAGAAGTTGCTAAGTTGTATGAACAATTAAAAGATGAACAAGAGCAATTTCAAGAATGGCGTTCAAATGAACTCCAAATCGCAAAAAAAGAAGGGTACGAAATCGGTTTGGCAGAAGGCAGACATACTGCACAAATGGAATATGAGTCCCTCTTAGAACAAGCTAAAACGATTGTTCAACAAAGCGAGATACAAGTACAGCAACATTTAGAAAATGCAGAAACAACGATCCTTCGTTTATCTATGGAAGTTGCTGAAAGTATTCTTCACGATACGTTAGCAGAATCACCAGAAAAATTTATCTCTTTAGTGAAACACGCAATTAAACTAGGGAAAGAACAAAAAAAGTTACAACTACATGTTCATCCGAAAATGTACGAATTATTGATAAATGTAAAGTCAGAGCTTGACCATTTGTTACCACCAGATGCTACTTTAACCATTTTTGCGGATGATGACCTCTCTACGACAACATGTTTCATTGAATCACCAGCTGGCAGAATTGATGCAACTGTTGACCACCAGTTAACAGAGTTAAAAAGTAGGCTATTGCAACTGTTACAGGAGGAGAAGGAATGA
- the fliF gene encoding flagellar basal-body MS-ring/collar protein FliF: MNENISKYVTTTKEYWGSRSKKQKGFFIGGAVAILLAVILTGIFANRTVMAPLYTNLTPAETGSITEILTGQAVPYELGENGTSILVPQEQADALKVQLAAQGLPNSGEITFATIGQGSGFGQTENEFNASKLAAMQTELANLIKGIEGINDAKVMISLPEQGVFVNTTTDQASASVLLNTQPGFRLSDQQVETLYHLVSKSIPNLSTDNIVISNQNFEYFYLKNSNSGVATISDQMGIKKQIEQDIQRQVQSMLTMLMGNGKAMATVTADIDFSKKNSVEDLVEPVDEENMRGIEISAQNITETYTGAGAGANIGGVPQGQDPADALGAGYVEGANGNGDYERTESTINSEVNRIRNEIAGADYKIRDLGIQVLLEPPNPDDETSMPAGLEQNVEQILSTIIRTSIDKDVGTPLTEEEIDSKVSVNIHKLNGKTEFVANSTPTIPWWVYVVGGILLAVIILLLFFILRSRKLKAEEDEEILSEVASTINVADVNQEKVTEGTLRRKQLEKMAKDKPDEFAKLLRTWIAED; this comes from the coding sequence ATGAACGAGAATATATCTAAGTATGTAACTACTACAAAAGAATATTGGGGCAGTAGAAGCAAAAAGCAAAAAGGTTTCTTTATAGGTGGAGCAGTTGCTATTTTACTGGCAGTAATTTTAACAGGTATTTTTGCAAACAGAACAGTGATGGCGCCTTTATATACAAACTTAACTCCTGCTGAAACTGGATCTATTACAGAAATCTTAACTGGGCAAGCAGTCCCTTATGAACTTGGAGAAAATGGCACAAGTATTTTAGTTCCACAAGAGCAAGCAGATGCATTGAAGGTTCAGCTAGCAGCACAGGGTCTACCAAATTCAGGTGAAATTACATTTGCGACAATCGGACAAGGTAGTGGTTTTGGGCAAACAGAAAATGAATTTAATGCTTCCAAACTAGCTGCCATGCAGACGGAACTGGCTAACTTAATTAAAGGGATAGAAGGTATTAATGATGCGAAAGTGATGATCAGCCTTCCAGAACAAGGTGTATTTGTCAATACCACCACTGATCAAGCTTCCGCCTCTGTTTTACTAAACACTCAACCAGGTTTCAGGTTAAGTGATCAACAAGTAGAAACACTTTACCATTTAGTTTCAAAAAGTATCCCTAATTTGTCTACAGATAATATCGTCATTAGTAATCAAAACTTTGAGTACTTCTACTTAAAAAATTCAAATTCTGGTGTAGCAACCATATCTGACCAAATGGGGATAAAAAAACAAATTGAACAGGACATTCAGCGTCAGGTGCAATCCATGTTGACAATGCTTATGGGGAATGGGAAAGCGATGGCGACTGTGACGGCAGATATTGATTTCTCAAAAAAGAATTCTGTTGAAGATTTAGTCGAACCTGTTGATGAAGAAAATATGCGTGGTATTGAGATAAGTGCTCAAAATATCACGGAGACATACACTGGCGCTGGAGCTGGTGCTAATATAGGCGGTGTTCCTCAAGGACAAGACCCAGCAGATGCATTAGGTGCAGGTTATGTAGAAGGTGCAAATGGGAACGGTGACTATGAAAGAACAGAAAGTACCATTAATAGCGAAGTCAATCGAATCCGAAATGAAATTGCTGGTGCAGATTACAAGATTAGAGATCTTGGAATTCAAGTACTTTTAGAACCACCAAATCCGGATGATGAAACGTCAATGCCTGCTGGCTTAGAGCAAAATGTTGAACAAATTTTATCAACGATTATTCGTACTTCTATCGATAAAGATGTAGGGACACCTTTAACGGAAGAGGAAATAGATTCAAAGGTTTCTGTTAACATTCACAAACTTAATGGGAAGACGGAGTTTGTTGCAAATAGCACTCCAACTATCCCATGGTGGGTTTACGTAGTTGGTGGGATTTTACTTGCGGTTATCATTCTACTTCTATTCTTCATTTTAAGATCTCGAAAATTAAAAGCTGAAGAAGATGAAGAGATTCTATCAGAAGTTGCCTCCACAATTAATGTGGCAGATGTAAATCAAGAAAAAGTAACAGAAGGAACACTTCGAAGAAAGCAATTAGAGAAAATGGCAAAAGATAAGCCAGATGAATTCGCAAAACTATTAAGAACTTGGATTGCAGAAGATTAG
- the fliE gene encoding flagellar hook-basal body complex protein FliE: MSIQNIPSFSLHALRPSNPTESVKISPGEAQAQFGAYLQNAIQNVNQNQIQSDVITNKMINGENIQLHDVMIASQKASITLQTTMEVRNKVVEAYQEIMRMQV, encoded by the coding sequence ATGTCCATTCAAAACATACCTTCGTTTTCTCTTCATGCTTTACGACCGTCGAACCCAACAGAAAGTGTAAAAATTTCTCCGGGTGAGGCTCAAGCACAATTCGGTGCATACCTCCAAAATGCTATTCAAAACGTAAACCAAAACCAAATTCAATCTGATGTCATTACAAACAAAATGATTAATGGAGAAAACATTCAATTACATGATGTGATGATTGCTTCTCAAAAGGCTAGTATCACGTTGCAAACCACGATGGAAGTTCGAAATAAAGTAGTAGAAGCGTATCAAGAAATTATGAGAATGCAAGTATAA
- the flgC gene encoding flagellar basal body rod protein FlgC: protein MTMFHGMNITASALSAQRLRMDVISSNMANAETTRGEFVNGEWQPYRRKQVEFTPKSANFASFLHQAIGSSGSSNGDGVKVKQISEDDTPFKMVYDPTHVDANEEGYVEMPNVDPLREMVDLMSATRSYEANVTVFNANKSMMMKALELGK from the coding sequence ATGACAATGTTCCATGGAATGAATATCACTGCTTCGGCCCTATCAGCTCAAAGACTTAGAATGGATGTTATCAGTTCCAATATGGCGAATGCGGAAACAACTAGAGGAGAATTTGTAAACGGAGAGTGGCAGCCGTATCGCAGGAAACAGGTAGAGTTTACACCGAAAAGTGCGAATTTTGCATCGTTTCTTCATCAAGCTATCGGATCTAGTGGTTCAAGTAATGGAGATGGGGTAAAAGTGAAACAAATCTCTGAAGATGATACGCCGTTCAAGATGGTTTACGATCCTACACATGTGGATGCAAATGAAGAAGGATATGTAGAGATGCCTAATGTAGACCCATTAAGAGAAATGGTAGATCTAATGTCTGCAACAAGATCATATGAAGCCAATGTAACAGTATTCAATGCCAATAAATCAATGATGATGAAGGCGCTCGAATTAGGTAAATAA
- the fliG gene encoding flagellar motor switch protein FliG, whose protein sequence is MAKREKGLSGKQKAAILLISLGPEVASSVYKHLSEEEIERLTLEISSVKKVDADSKEEVLEEFHNIALAQDYITQGGIGYAKTVLEKALGQDQASAIINRLTSSLQVRPFDFARKADASQILNFIQNEHPQTIALILSYLDPQKAGQILSELAQEVQADIARRIAIMDSTSPEIISEVESILERKLSATVTQDFTQTGGIESVVEVLNGVDRATEKTILDALEIQDPELAEEIKKRMFVFEDIVTLDNRSIQRVIRDCENEDLLLSLKVSSEEVKEIVFRNMSKRMVDTFKEEMEFMGPVRLRDVEEAQSRIVAIIRRLEESGEIIIARGGGDDIIV, encoded by the coding sequence ATGGCTAAAAGAGAAAAAGGGCTATCAGGGAAACAAAAAGCTGCCATCCTCCTAATCTCTTTAGGACCTGAAGTGGCTTCCTCTGTATATAAGCACCTTTCGGAAGAAGAGATTGAAAGGCTTACTTTAGAAATTTCTAGTGTAAAAAAAGTAGATGCAGATTCAAAGGAAGAGGTATTAGAAGAATTTCATAATATAGCTCTTGCGCAAGATTATATTACTCAAGGTGGAATTGGCTACGCAAAAACAGTTCTAGAAAAAGCACTTGGTCAGGACCAAGCGTCTGCCATCATAAATAGATTGACATCATCTCTCCAAGTGAGACCGTTTGATTTTGCTAGAAAAGCAGATGCTAGCCAAATCCTTAATTTTATTCAAAATGAACATCCGCAAACAATTGCGTTGATTCTATCGTATCTAGACCCACAAAAAGCAGGACAAATATTGTCTGAATTAGCGCAAGAAGTACAAGCGGATATCGCACGCAGAATAGCAATTATGGACTCGACATCCCCTGAGATAATTAGTGAAGTGGAATCTATCTTAGAACGAAAGTTATCTGCAACTGTTACACAAGACTTTACACAAACTGGTGGAATTGAATCAGTAGTAGAAGTGTTAAATGGAGTAGATAGAGCAACAGAGAAAACAATCTTGGATGCTCTTGAAATTCAAGATCCAGAACTTGCAGAAGAAATTAAGAAACGTATGTTTGTGTTCGAGGATATTGTTACATTAGATAACAGATCTATTCAACGAGTTATACGTGATTGTGAAAATGAAGATTTACTATTGTCATTAAAGGTTTCTAGCGAAGAAGTAAAAGAAATCGTCTTCCGTAATATGTCTAAACGTATGGTAGATACATTTAAAGAAGAGATGGAATTCATGGGACCAGTCAGATTGCGTGATGTGGAAGAAGCGCAATCAAGAATTGTTGCGATTATTCGAAGATTAGAAGAATCTGGTGAGATCATTATTGCGCGTGGTGGAGGAGACGATATCATTGTCTAG
- a CDS encoding MotE family protein, with product MANSVEKVERKASKFQWFMMAFLIPLLTVIAVGLVLLQISGVNVFQEVSKMGEKVSVLQSVFGDGEEAVKELENRSLNLQAEIEEREAQIAKLETKILDKDNAIKQVELEKEQLENQLEELRQIQSDNKRAFADVVETYEAMSAKKAAPILVELEEEEAVKILSQVSPDQLGKILESMLPQDAARFTKLLATEGR from the coding sequence ATGGCTAACTCAGTGGAAAAAGTAGAAAGAAAAGCATCGAAGTTTCAGTGGTTTATGATGGCTTTCCTAATTCCCTTATTAACCGTCATCGCAGTTGGGCTCGTCTTATTACAAATAAGTGGAGTCAATGTGTTTCAAGAGGTAAGCAAAATGGGAGAAAAGGTATCTGTGCTCCAATCTGTATTTGGTGACGGTGAAGAGGCGGTAAAAGAATTGGAAAACAGGTCACTTAATCTTCAAGCGGAAATAGAAGAACGAGAAGCACAAATAGCAAAACTAGAAACAAAAATTCTCGATAAAGATAATGCAATCAAACAAGTGGAGTTAGAAAAAGAACAACTAGAAAATCAACTAGAAGAGTTAAGACAGATCCAAAGTGATAATAAACGTGCATTTGCAGATGTTGTGGAAACGTATGAAGCAATGTCAGCAAAAAAAGCAGCTCCAATACTAGTGGAACTAGAAGAGGAAGAAGCGGTTAAAATACTTTCACAGGTTTCCCCTGATCAATTAGGTAAAATCCTTGAGTCTATGCTGCCACAAGATGCAGCAAGGTTCACTAAATTATTAGCAACGGAAGGGAGGTGA